In the Streptomyces sp. NBC_00525 genome, one interval contains:
- a CDS encoding tetratricopeptide repeat protein — translation MRSSARSTNSSGRNRLGAGLVQVPDVPRPDPRTAVMENPEVPERKRFCSRSDCGAPVGRARGERPGRTEGFCTKCGHPYSFVPKLEAGDVVHGQYEVAGCLAHGGLGWVYLAVDRAVSDRWVVLKGLLDTGDQDAMAAAISERRFLAEIEHSNIVRIYNFVEHLDQRTGSLDGYIVMEYVGGKSLKEIANERRTPAGKRDPLPVEQACAFGIEALEALGHLHSRNLLYCDFKVDNAIQTEDQLKLIDMGAVRRMDDEESAIYGTVGYQAPEVAELGPSVASDLYTVARTLAVLTFDFQGYTNVFVDSLPDPDNIEVFRTYESFYRLLVRATDPDPARRFASAAEMAEQLTGVLREVVSLQSGRPRPALSTLFGGELRVTDTELFADGAGEVSRLGARAAASGGRFGRRKGGTAAGAPAAPAAVTPPGGTPGALPAGPAPSPAGAAPVPSAATHVRTPGGAGTGAGPLPYAPAASVPAPRSPLPAPSPGAAPAVAGGGAPRLAGLDVRGTSLALPVPRVDANDPNAGFLAGVMASAPAELIAALQAVPAASLETRLRELRAHLEMGDLGAAAKTLGELEGQHADDWRVVWYRGLTSLVTGANENAALSFDAVYDAFPGEPAPKLALGICAEVLGQLDNAAEYYRLVWLTDPSFVSAAFGLARVQIAAGDRNAAVRTLESVPEASIHYTAARIAAVRARLRERAPDEPLMADLTAAAAQVSGLTGLGLDAVRRERLATEVLGSALDWVLSGSPSGPQPAAQAGPRPATLLGSELDERGLRFGLERAYRMLARLAEPGDERIELVERANRFRPRTWV, via the coding sequence GTGCGCTCCTCCGCCAGGTCGACCAACTCCTCTGGCCGCAACCGGCTGGGCGCGGGCCTGGTGCAGGTGCCGGACGTGCCGCGCCCCGATCCGCGTACGGCCGTCATGGAGAACCCGGAGGTTCCCGAGCGCAAGCGGTTCTGCTCGCGGTCGGACTGCGGGGCTCCGGTGGGCCGGGCGCGGGGCGAGCGGCCTGGCCGCACCGAGGGGTTCTGCACCAAGTGCGGCCACCCGTACTCCTTCGTGCCCAAGCTCGAGGCGGGCGACGTGGTGCACGGCCAGTACGAGGTCGCGGGCTGTCTGGCGCACGGCGGGCTCGGCTGGGTCTACCTGGCGGTGGACCGGGCGGTGTCCGACCGGTGGGTGGTGCTCAAGGGCCTGCTGGACACGGGCGACCAGGACGCGATGGCGGCGGCGATATCGGAGCGGCGGTTCCTCGCCGAGATCGAGCACTCCAACATCGTGCGCATCTACAACTTCGTGGAGCACCTGGACCAGCGGACCGGTTCGCTCGACGGCTACATCGTCATGGAGTACGTCGGCGGCAAGTCGCTCAAGGAGATCGCCAACGAGCGCCGCACCCCGGCCGGGAAGCGCGATCCGCTGCCGGTGGAGCAGGCGTGCGCGTTCGGCATCGAGGCGCTGGAGGCGCTGGGCCATCTGCACAGCCGCAACCTGCTGTACTGCGACTTCAAGGTGGACAACGCGATCCAGACCGAGGACCAGCTGAAGCTCATCGACATGGGCGCGGTCCGCCGGATGGACGACGAGGAGTCGGCGATCTACGGCACCGTCGGCTACCAGGCCCCCGAGGTCGCGGAGCTGGGCCCGTCGGTCGCCTCCGACCTGTACACGGTGGCCCGGACGCTCGCCGTGCTGACCTTCGACTTCCAGGGGTACACGAACGTCTTCGTGGACTCGCTGCCGGACCCGGACAACATCGAGGTGTTCCGGACCTACGAGTCGTTCTACCGGCTCCTGGTGCGGGCGACCGACCCGGACCCGGCCCGCCGGTTCGCCTCGGCGGCGGAGATGGCGGAGCAGCTGACGGGTGTGCTGCGGGAGGTGGTGTCCCTGCAGAGCGGGCGTCCGCGTCCGGCGCTGTCCACGCTGTTCGGCGGGGAGTTGCGGGTCACCGACACGGAGCTGTTCGCGGACGGTGCGGGCGAGGTGTCGCGCCTGGGCGCCAGGGCCGCCGCGTCCGGCGGGCGCTTCGGCCGCCGGAAGGGCGGTACGGCCGCCGGGGCGCCGGCCGCGCCCGCCGCCGTGACCCCGCCCGGCGGGACGCCGGGGGCGCTGCCCGCCGGGCCCGCCCCGTCGCCCGCGGGCGCGGCGCCGGTGCCGTCGGCCGCCACCCACGTCCGTACGCCGGGTGGCGCGGGCACCGGCGCGGGCCCGCTGCCGTACGCGCCGGCGGCGAGTGTTCCGGCGCCGCGCAGCCCGCTCCCGGCCCCCTCCCCCGGCGCCGCGCCCGCGGTTGCGGGGGGCGGCGCGCCCCGGCTCGCCGGGCTCGACGTACGCGGGACCTCGCTGGCGCTGCCCGTGCCGCGTGTCGACGCGAACGACCCCAACGCCGGTTTCCTGGCCGGGGTGATGGCGTCCGCGCCGGCCGAGCTGATCGCCGCGTTGCAGGCGGTGCCGGCCGCGTCGCTGGAGACCCGGCTGCGTGAGCTGCGGGCCCATCTGGAGATGGGCGACCTCGGTGCGGCGGCGAAGACCCTGGGCGAGCTGGAGGGACAGCACGCGGACGACTGGCGCGTCGTCTGGTACCGGGGCCTCACCTCGCTGGTGACCGGTGCCAACGAGAACGCGGCGCTGTCGTTCGACGCGGTGTACGACGCGTTCCCCGGCGAGCCCGCGCCGAAGCTGGCCCTGGGCATCTGCGCGGAGGTCCTGGGGCAGCTGGACAACGCCGCCGAGTACTACCGGCTGGTGTGGCTGACCGATCCCAGCTTCGTGAGCGCGGCGTTCGGCCTGGCCCGGGTGCAGATCGCGGCCGGTGACCGGAACGCGGCCGTCCGGACGCTGGAGTCGGTGCCGGAGGCGTCGATCCACTACACGGCGGCCCGGATCGCGGCCGTCCGGGCCCGGCTGCGCGAACGCGCCCCGGACGAACCGCTGATGGCGGACCTGACGGCGGCGGCGGCCCAGGTGTCGGGGCTCACCGGGCTCGGACTCGACGCGGTCCGGCGGGAGCGGCTCGCGACCGAGGTTCTCGGCTCGGCGCTCGACTGGGTACTCTCCGGTAGCCCGTCCGGCCCGCAGCCCGCCGCGCAGGCGGGGCCGCGCCCGGCGACGCTGCTGGGCAGCGAGCTGGACGAGCGCGGTCTGCGTTTCGGTCTGGAGCGTGCGTACCGGATGCTCGCCCGGCTCGCCGAGCCCGGCGACGAGAGGATCGAACTGGTGGAACGGGCCAACCGCTTCCGCCCCCGAACGTGGGTGTGA
- a CDS encoding PP2C family serine/threonine-protein phosphatase translates to MSQNHQETALPRCPGCAEPLERDDLFCGACGYDLSAVPEPPRDRPTVAIAAPDAPGPAPAAAPRAAAPDPSSPVRHDGPAASADFELAAPGAAPDPRTGPPAAPAAGGAVCVACRAGRVDGDGYCENCGHAQPRERDHMERELGSVAAVSDRGLRHHRNEDSFAVSTTALPDGSAAVVAIVCDGVSSASRPDEASAAAAGAANESLLESLPRGTHPQQAMHEAIVAAAESVNRLAQQAVPERDPHRHQNAPACTLVGAVMASGLLVVGWVGDSRVYWVPEDRSTAPARLTEDDSWAAQMVATGLMNEAEAYADERAHAITGWLGADAYELEPHTASFKPDRPGLVVVCTDGLWNYAESAAEMAAAVPQDAYAHPLRGARALVGHALDGGGHDNVTVALLPFAVSPQGAGSA, encoded by the coding sequence ATGTCGCAGAACCACCAGGAGACGGCCCTGCCGAGGTGCCCCGGCTGCGCGGAGCCGCTGGAGCGGGACGACCTGTTCTGCGGCGCCTGCGGGTACGACCTGTCGGCCGTGCCGGAGCCGCCGCGCGACCGCCCCACGGTCGCCATCGCCGCGCCGGACGCCCCCGGACCGGCTCCGGCCGCCGCACCGCGCGCCGCCGCGCCGGACCCGTCGTCCCCGGTGCGCCACGACGGGCCCGCCGCCTCCGCCGACTTCGAACTGGCCGCGCCGGGCGCCGCCCCCGATCCGCGTACCGGGCCGCCTGCGGCCCCGGCGGCCGGCGGCGCGGTCTGTGTGGCCTGCCGGGCCGGGCGGGTCGACGGCGACGGCTACTGCGAGAACTGCGGCCACGCGCAGCCGCGCGAGCGCGACCACATGGAGCGGGAGCTGGGTTCGGTCGCCGCGGTCAGCGACCGGGGGCTGCGCCACCACCGCAACGAGGACTCGTTCGCGGTGTCCACGACCGCGCTGCCGGACGGTTCGGCGGCCGTCGTCGCGATCGTCTGCGACGGGGTGTCGTCGGCCAGCAGGCCCGACGAGGCGTCGGCCGCGGCGGCGGGCGCGGCCAACGAGTCGCTCCTGGAGTCGCTGCCGCGCGGTACGCATCCGCAGCAGGCGATGCACGAGGCGATCGTGGCGGCGGCGGAGTCGGTCAACCGGCTGGCCCAGCAGGCCGTTCCGGAGCGTGATCCGCACCGCCACCAGAACGCCCCGGCGTGCACGCTGGTCGGCGCGGTCATGGCGAGCGGGCTGCTGGTGGTCGGCTGGGTCGGCGACAGCCGCGTGTACTGGGTGCCGGAGGACCGCTCCACCGCGCCCGCCCGGCTCACCGAGGACGACTCGTGGGCCGCGCAGATGGTGGCGACGGGCCTGATGAACGAGGCGGAGGCGTACGCGGACGAGCGCGCCCACGCCATCACCGGCTGGCTCGGCGCGGACGCCTATGAACTGGAGCCGCACACCGCCTCGTTCAAGCCCGACCGGCCGGGCCTGGTGGTGGTCTGCACGGACGGCCTGTGGAACTACGCGGAGTCCGCCGCCGAGATGGCCGCCGCGGTGCCGCAGGACGCGTACGCCCATCCGCTGCGCGGGGCGCGGGCTCTGGTGGGGCACGCCCTGGACGGCGGCGGCCACGACAACGTAACAGTGGCCCTGCTGCCGTTCGCCGTCTCCCCGCAGGGGGCAGGCTCCGCCTGA
- a CDS encoding vWA domain-containing protein, producing MANFSKSNVPQFSVEVYQNEFLPEGGREVNGIITVTSTGGGTTGGVPLPGTPERSGGAAVVIMVDCSGSMDYPPTKMRNARDATAAAVDTLRDGTSFAVVGGTHVAKEVYPGNGRLAVADARTRAEAKQALRRLSAGGGTAIGTWLRLADRLLAAADVDIRHGILLTDGRNEHEAPEDLRAALDACAGRFTCDTRGVGTDWEVKEVTAIASALLGTADIVADPAGLAADFTRMMENAMGKEVADVALRLWTPVGVEIRFVKQVAPTVADLTGRRTEAGPRAGDYPTGSWGDESRDYHVCVRVPEAGIGQEMLAARVSLILPDPAGGAPQTLSQGLVRAVWTDDMASSTAINPQVAHYTGQAELAQVIQQGLDARKSGDFDGATAKLGRAVQLASASGNEDTAKLLSKVVDVVDAATGTVRLKAKVAEADEMTLETRSTKTVRVKK from the coding sequence ATGGCCAACTTCTCCAAGTCGAACGTGCCGCAGTTCTCCGTCGAGGTGTACCAGAACGAGTTCCTGCCCGAGGGCGGCCGCGAGGTCAACGGCATCATCACGGTCACGTCGACCGGGGGCGGCACCACCGGGGGCGTACCGCTGCCGGGGACGCCGGAGCGGTCCGGCGGCGCCGCGGTGGTGATCATGGTGGACTGCTCGGGTTCGATGGACTATCCGCCGACGAAGATGCGCAACGCCCGCGACGCGACGGCGGCGGCCGTGGACACCCTGCGCGACGGCACCTCGTTCGCCGTGGTCGGCGGGACGCATGTGGCCAAGGAGGTCTATCCGGGCAACGGCCGGCTCGCGGTCGCCGACGCGCGGACCCGGGCCGAGGCCAAGCAGGCGCTGCGCCGGCTGAGCGCGGGCGGCGGTACGGCGATCGGGACCTGGCTGCGGCTGGCGGACCGGCTGCTGGCCGCCGCCGACGTGGACATCCGGCACGGCATCCTGCTGACGGACGGGCGCAACGAGCACGAGGCACCGGAGGACCTGCGCGCGGCGCTCGACGCCTGCGCGGGCCGGTTCACCTGTGACACGCGCGGGGTCGGCACCGACTGGGAGGTGAAAGAAGTCACAGCGATCGCCTCGGCGCTCCTGGGCACCGCCGACATCGTCGCCGATCCGGCCGGGCTCGCCGCGGACTTCACGCGGATGATGGAGAACGCCATGGGCAAGGAGGTCGCGGACGTGGCGCTGCGGCTGTGGACCCCGGTCGGCGTGGAGATCAGGTTCGTGAAGCAGGTCGCGCCGACGGTCGCCGATCTGACCGGCCGCCGCACCGAGGCGGGCCCGCGCGCCGGGGACTACCCCACCGGCTCCTGGGGCGACGAGTCCCGCGACTACCACGTGTGCGTCCGGGTGCCGGAGGCCGGCATCGGGCAGGAGATGCTCGCGGCCCGGGTCTCGCTGATCCTGCCGGACCCGGCGGGCGGGGCGCCGCAGACCCTCTCGCAGGGACTGGTCCGGGCGGTGTGGACGGACGACATGGCGTCCTCGACCGCGATCAATCCGCAGGTCGCGCACTACACGGGTCAGGCCGAACTGGCACAAGTCATCCAGCAGGGACTCGATGCCCGCAAGTCGGGAGACTTCGACGGCGCGACGGCCAAACTCGGCCGCGCGGTGCAGTTGGCGTCGGCGTCCGGGAACGAGGACACTGCGAAACTGCTTTCGAAGGTGGTAGACGTCGTCGACGCCGCGACAGGTACTGTGCGACTGAAGGCGAAGGTCGCGGAAGCGGACGAGATGACTCTCGAAACGCGCTCCACGAAGACGGTTCGCGTCAAGAAATAG
- a CDS encoding FHA domain-containing protein has protein sequence MPTCPNGHQSGSEDWCEVCGHRMAGAGAPAGAVPPPPPPPPRYGYPQPHDPDATAQAELCPQCRTPREAMAPFCEECRWNFLTNTATSYTPLAPRHNIPGDPGPAGNRPPGFPAQQPPPPSQARDPFDYQGSRPSQMNRSAEPLSPGPGQSGPQGQGQGQGRPPFGQSPQGTPPPFQQGPPPGPEGRQGPPPPPPYQQGPQGSPPPFQQQGAPPPAFQQQTAPPPAPPRSDGDDWLLSPPSQPAPQARTPQDPMGQPPFPGQQGPGQPHGAGPQGHGPLHGPGAGQPPLSNNWTAFIAPDREYFLAMMQRSGPEATGLNLPAYSPEQQLALTGSQITIGRRRHSTGESPDIDLSVPPEDPGVSHQHAVLVQQPDGSWAVVDQNSTNGTTVNGSEEPIQPYVPVPLQDGDQVHVGAWTTITIRRD, from the coding sequence ATGCCGACCTGCCCGAACGGACACCAGTCGGGTTCCGAGGACTGGTGCGAGGTCTGCGGCCATCGCATGGCCGGGGCGGGCGCGCCTGCGGGTGCGGTTCCCCCGCCTCCTCCGCCGCCCCCGCGGTACGGATATCCCCAGCCGCACGACCCGGACGCGACGGCCCAGGCCGAGCTGTGCCCGCAGTGCCGCACCCCGCGTGAGGCGATGGCGCCGTTCTGCGAGGAGTGCCGCTGGAACTTCCTCACGAACACGGCGACGTCCTACACGCCGCTGGCTCCCCGGCACAACATTCCGGGCGACCCCGGCCCGGCCGGCAACCGGCCGCCCGGCTTCCCCGCGCAGCAGCCGCCGCCCCCGTCGCAGGCGCGCGACCCGTTCGACTACCAGGGCTCCCGGCCCTCGCAGATGAACCGGTCCGCCGAGCCGCTGTCCCCCGGTCCGGGCCAGTCGGGCCCGCAGGGCCAGGGTCAGGGTCAGGGCCGGCCGCCGTTCGGCCAGAGCCCGCAGGGCACCCCGCCGCCGTTCCAGCAGGGCCCACCGCCCGGTCCGGAGGGCCGCCAGGGTCCGCCGCCCCCGCCCCCGTACCAGCAGGGGCCGCAGGGCTCGCCGCCCCCGTTCCAGCAGCAGGGCGCGCCGCCGCCCGCCTTCCAGCAGCAGACGGCGCCGCCGCCGGCCCCGCCGCGTTCGGACGGCGACGACTGGCTGCTGTCCCCGCCCTCGCAGCCGGCGCCGCAGGCCCGGACCCCGCAGGACCCGATGGGGCAGCCGCCCTTCCCCGGTCAGCAGGGGCCCGGTCAGCCGCACGGCGCCGGTCCGCAGGGCCACGGCCCGCTGCACGGTCCGGGCGCCGGTCAGCCGCCGCTCTCCAACAACTGGACGGCGTTCATCGCGCCGGACCGCGAGTACTTCCTGGCGATGATGCAGCGCAGCGGCCCCGAGGCGACCGGGCTCAACCTGCCCGCGTACTCCCCGGAGCAGCAGCTCGCGCTCACCGGCAGCCAGATCACGATCGGCCGCCGCCGGCACAGCACGGGCGAGTCCCCGGACATCGACCTGTCGGTGCCGCCGGAGGACCCGGGCGTCTCCCACCAGCACGCGGTGCTGGTGCAGCAGCCGGACGGCAGCTGGGCCGTGGTCGACCAGAACTCCACCAACGGCACCACGGTCAACGGTTCCGAGGAGCCGATCCAGCCGTACGTCCCCGTCCCCCTCCAGGACGGCGACCAGGTGCACGTCGGGGCGTGGACGACGATCACGATCCGCCGGGACTGA
- a CDS encoding globin — protein sequence MTENPRDTMQVVTFYEQVGGEDTFRRLVHLFYLGVAGDPLLRPMYPEEDLGPAEERFALFLMQYWGGPRTYSERRGHPRLRMRHAPFRVDRAAHDAWLGHMRAAMDELALDPEHDRQLWEYLTYAAASMVNTDG from the coding sequence GTGACTGAGAACCCGCGCGACACCATGCAGGTCGTGACCTTCTACGAGCAGGTCGGCGGCGAGGACACCTTCAGGCGCCTGGTCCACCTCTTCTACCTGGGCGTCGCCGGAGATCCGCTGCTGCGGCCGATGTATCCGGAGGAGGACCTCGGACCGGCCGAGGAGCGGTTCGCGCTCTTCCTGATGCAGTACTGGGGCGGCCCGCGCACCTACAGCGAGCGGCGCGGCCACCCCCGGCTGCGGATGCGGCACGCCCCGTTCCGGGTGGACCGGGCCGCGCACGACGCCTGGCTGGGCCATATGCGGGCGGCGATGGACGAGCTGGCCCTCGACCCGGAGCACGACCGGCAGCTGTGGGAGTACCTGACGTACGCGGCCGCCTCGATGGTGAACACCGACGGCTGA
- a CDS encoding FtsX-like permease family protein has product MTGFVFLRVRAHRLLLAAAVLAVLLTTSVLAALTAFSGSVGDAALRHTLTHRSAEPASLVISAQLRPEEREPADAAARKAARETFDGLPVTVRTLEASGPYALPRSLQSPAARRGDPDLTHFAALDRSRVRVTAGRLPAAGAGGSGGPVEVALPATAAEALSVKPGARFEVTDRLGGKPLDIVITGFYKAADQADPYWQLDALGGRGIRKVVFTTYGPLLADPALLGSGRTSAGETAWLATADFRTVTTDAMADLREAATAGPERLLAAPEFKDGATARTSLPTVLEEIDRALLVSRSTLTIVAVQLVLLAGYALLLVARLLSSERAGETELLRARGGSRARITSLAAVEALLLALPAAVVAPLLSGPLTRLLADRSELSRIGLRLDTGMTGQMWLVAAVTALACALAVVAPALAASAGGRRSTRSAALPGPVRAGADLALLLIAAVAYWQLDRQTKGSGGGALSGDRSGGLGIDPLLVAAPALLLLAGTVLTLRLLPPAARLAERRAAGGRGLATALAGWQFSRRPLRGAGPVLLLVLSAAMGMLAIGQSASWNRSQSDQADFRSGASVRMTGGINADPAKSGAYEELPGVRGVAPAFRTTVDLSGERTADVLALDTAHADERMLMRDDLGAGSTDRLFDSLAPAKPARPGLVLPAGSTRLRFDLAVSAPAAPHNTSPSGRDPRLTVLLEDRYGLPYQVSAGQVPVDGKARPYEIKVSAAGGLAVTGFELDDKQPVDRGETHRLTLTGLRAVTGGGAERPVPVPGGFRWRAAVTTDTFGEVRPGAAAFPTSSAAAPLAVEYRTGSVTSEDAVYAVPGLNVRITAERPKAPAVIRGVATDAYLRATGARTGQAVDVTLAGERVRVKIARTVDRLPTTGPGGSAATTTEYRRARDGGALLLDLRSLGQVFAERPNARLTVSEWWMSTEPGRTADVAAALRALPDVDPAQVLVRDEVADELVSDPLGAGPQSALLAVAVIAAALAAVGFAVAAVGSQRERSAEFAVLRALGTPRRQLARMTAAEQGVLIAIALLVGGLLGALLTRAVVPLIVLTGQAAQPVPPVLVQLPAGQVALLLAGVAALPLLIVAALALRRADPAISLRHQGDH; this is encoded by the coding sequence GTGACGGGGTTCGTCTTTCTGCGGGTGAGGGCGCACCGGCTCCTGCTCGCCGCGGCCGTGCTGGCCGTGCTGCTGACCACCTCGGTCCTGGCCGCGCTCACCGCGTTCTCCGGCTCCGTGGGCGACGCGGCCCTGCGCCACACACTCACCCACCGCTCCGCCGAGCCCGCCTCGCTCGTGATCTCCGCGCAGCTGCGGCCCGAGGAGCGCGAACCGGCCGACGCGGCGGCGCGCAAGGCCGCGCGGGAGACATTCGACGGGCTGCCGGTGACCGTGCGGACGCTGGAGGCGTCCGGCCCGTACGCCCTGCCCCGCAGCCTCCAGTCACCGGCCGCCCGGCGCGGTGACCCCGACCTCACGCACTTCGCCGCGCTGGACCGCAGCCGCGTCCGCGTCACCGCCGGGCGCCTGCCGGCCGCCGGGGCGGGCGGGAGCGGCGGGCCCGTCGAGGTCGCCCTGCCCGCGACCGCCGCCGAGGCGCTGTCGGTGAAGCCCGGCGCCCGGTTCGAGGTCACCGACCGGCTGGGCGGCAAGCCGCTGGACATCGTGATCACCGGGTTCTACAAGGCCGCCGACCAGGCCGACCCGTACTGGCAGCTCGACGCGCTCGGCGGGCGCGGCATCCGCAAGGTCGTCTTCACCACCTACGGGCCGCTGCTCGCCGACCCCGCCCTGCTCGGCTCGGGCCGCACCAGCGCGGGCGAGACGGCCTGGCTGGCGACCGCCGACTTCCGCACGGTCACCACGGACGCGATGGCCGACCTGCGCGAGGCGGCGACCGCGGGCCCCGAGCGACTGCTGGCCGCCCCCGAGTTCAAGGACGGGGCCACCGCCCGCACCTCGCTGCCCACCGTGCTCGAGGAGATCGACCGCGCCCTGCTGGTCTCCCGCTCGACGCTGACCATCGTGGCCGTCCAGCTGGTCCTGCTCGCCGGCTACGCCCTGCTCCTGGTGGCCCGGCTGCTCAGCAGCGAGCGCGCCGGTGAGACGGAGCTGCTGCGGGCGCGCGGCGGTTCGCGGGCCCGGATCACCTCGCTCGCCGCCGTCGAGGCGCTGCTGCTGGCCCTGCCCGCGGCCGTCGTCGCACCGCTGCTCTCCGGCCCGCTGACCCGGCTGCTTGCCGACCGCAGCGAACTCTCCCGGATCGGGCTCCGCCTGGACACCGGCATGACCGGCCAGATGTGGCTGGTCGCCGCCGTCACCGCGCTGGCCTGCGCGCTCGCCGTCGTGGCGCCCGCCCTGGCCGCCAGCGCCGGGGGCCGGCGCAGCACCCGGTCCGCCGCGCTGCCCGGCCCGGTGCGGGCCGGCGCCGACCTCGCGCTGCTGCTGATCGCGGCCGTGGCGTACTGGCAGCTGGACCGGCAGACGAAGGGTTCCGGCGGCGGCGCGCTCAGCGGCGACCGCTCCGGCGGTCTCGGCATCGACCCGCTCCTGGTGGCCGCGCCCGCGCTGCTCCTGCTCGCCGGCACCGTGCTGACGCTGCGCCTGCTGCCGCCGGCCGCGCGGCTCGCGGAGCGCCGTGCGGCCGGCGGGCGGGGGCTGGCCACCGCGCTGGCCGGCTGGCAGTTCAGCCGCCGGCCGCTGCGCGGCGCCGGGCCCGTGCTGCTGCTGGTCCTTTCGGCGGCGATGGGCATGCTGGCGATCGGGCAGAGCGCCTCGTGGAACCGTTCGCAGAGCGACCAGGCCGACTTCCGCTCGGGCGCCTCGGTGCGCATGACCGGCGGCATCAACGCGGACCCGGCGAAGTCGGGCGCGTACGAGGAACTGCCCGGCGTACGCGGGGTGGCGCCCGCCTTCCGTACGACGGTGGACCTCTCCGGCGAGCGCACCGCCGACGTTCTCGCCCTGGACACCGCGCACGCCGACGAGCGGATGCTGATGCGCGACGACCTCGGCGCCGGCTCCACCGACCGGCTCTTCGACTCGCTCGCCCCCGCGAAGCCGGCGCGCCCCGGCCTCGTGCTCCCCGCCGGGAGCACCCGGCTCCGCTTCGACCTGGCCGTCTCCGCGCCCGCCGCCCCGCACAACACCTCGCCCTCCGGCAGGGACCCCCGGCTCACCGTGCTGCTGGAGGACCGCTACGGCCTGCCGTACCAGGTGTCCGCCGGGCAGGTGCCGGTCGACGGGAAGGCCCGGCCGTACGAGATCAAGGTGTCCGCGGCCGGCGGGCTGGCCGTCACCGGCTTCGAGCTGGACGACAAGCAGCCGGTGGACCGCGGCGAGACGCACCGCCTCACCCTGACCGGGCTGCGCGCGGTCACCGGGGGCGGCGCCGAGCGGCCGGTCCCGGTCCCCGGCGGCTTCCGCTGGCGCGCCGCCGTCACGACCGACACCTTCGGCGAGGTCCGCCCCGGTGCCGCCGCCTTCCCGACCTCGTCGGCCGCCGCCCCGCTGGCCGTCGAGTACCGCACCGGCTCGGTCACCTCCGAGGACGCCGTGTACGCCGTGCCCGGCCTCAACGTGCGGATCACCGCCGAGCGCCCCAAGGCCCCGGCGGTCATCCGGGGCGTCGCCACGGACGCCTACCTCCGGGCGACCGGCGCGAGGACCGGGCAGGCCGTCGATGTGACGCTGGCCGGCGAGCGGGTCCGGGTGAAGATCGCCCGGACCGTGGACCGGCTGCCGACGACCGGCCCCGGCGGCTCCGCCGCGACCACCACGGAGTACCGGCGGGCCAGGGACGGCGGGGCGCTGCTGCTCGACCTCCGGTCCCTGGGCCAGGTCTTCGCCGAGCGCCCCAACGCCCGGCTCACCGTGTCCGAGTGGTGGATGAGCACCGAGCCCGGCCGCACCGCCGACGTGGCCGCAGCACTGCGCGCCCTGCCGGACGTCGACCCTGCGCAGGTGCTGGTGCGCGACGAGGTCGCCGACGAGCTGGTCAGCGACCCGCTGGGGGCCGGGCCGCAGTCGGCGCTGCTCGCGGTCGCGGTGATCGCGGCGGCCCTGGCGGCGGTCGGCTTCGCCGTGGCGGCGGTCGGCTCGCAGCGGGAACGTTCCGCCGAGTTCGCCGTGCTGCGGGCGCTCGGCACCCCGCGCCGCCAACTGGCCCGGATGACCGCGGCCGAGCAGGGCGTCCTGATCGCCATCGCGCTGCTCGTCGGAGGACTGCTCGGGGCCCTGCTCACCCGTGCCGTCGTCCCGCTGATCGTGCTGACCGGACAGGCGGCCCAGCCGGTGCCCCCGGTCCTCGTACAGCTGCCGGCCGGGCAGGTGGCCCTGCTGCTGGCCGGGGTCGCCGCGCTGCCGCTGCTCATCGTCGCGGCCCTCGCGCTGCGCCGCGCCGACCCCGCGATTTCGCTGCGCCACCAGGGGGACCACTGA